The following coding sequences are from one Pseudomonadota bacterium window:
- a CDS encoding transposase, whose translation MPRIARPVFAGVPHHITQRGNRREDVFFNEADRAAYLAWLGDYCAKYKVRVLAYCLMTNHIHVVAVPEADQSLERVFRPLHTRYAQRINRAKHWKGHVWQGRFFSSALDEPICGQLSATWSATPYGRGWYGTPRIMRGRVRRLTVVSKRIPYLRKTGSG comes from the coding sequence ATGCCAAGAATTGCCCGCCCGGTGTTTGCTGGCGTTCCCCACCACATCACCCAGCGCGGCAACCGGCGCGAGGATGTCTTCTTTAACGAGGCTGACCGCGCAGCCTATCTGGCATGGCTGGGCGACTACTGTGCGAAGTACAAAGTCCGCGTCTTGGCCTACTGCTTGATGACGAACCACATTCACGTGGTGGCGGTTCCGGAAGCTGACCAGTCGCTGGAAAGAGTCTTCCGACCCTTGCATACCCGGTATGCGCAACGCATCAATCGAGCGAAGCATTGGAAGGGACACGTGTGGCAGGGGCGTTTTTTCTCATCAGCGTTGGATGAACCTATCTGTGGGCAGCTATCCGCTACGTGGAGCGCAACCCCGTACGGGCGCGGATGGTACGGCACGCCGAGAATTATGCGTGGTCGAGTGCGGCGGCTCACTGTGGTCTCAAAGAGGATCCCGTACTTACGAAAGACCGGGAGTGGCTGA
- a CDS encoding c-type cytochrome: MSKTPSAPQWIWSTFEQMDNVPGDSCAQLAPAGSQAPTYYSYSSAAPVNQQTQAGTPSQICRHIPIPSARPVCGNNGDASDNVLALNQAMQTALVGTPFAHYGLISTQWPLPGWTPPDGPNTVFSVLPALLGNTTLESFIQGTSSCMGCHAMARTKRHASTNPADRGFVSSDFTFVLGLARPVLAPLPLLKGLSAADCQGTNATDPKCVGLAVAIDTYNQLPENTGALLHCSSCHLDAGRNPRASWWAGMIEKYSQPKYKDKGGIAGRINQCFENSLNGKALCTPNDMGLCPDNPQMNGLVAYMAWLSKPQNNPDHIPKPAHAFPAIGSGVGIGANGASIYLQKCAFCHGADGQGRYESNSYFRPALWGNRSFNAKAGMDSANDLAPFLYGNMPLGSGGELTKQEAMDLACYIDGQNRPAGSPPPNAATPSGVICGAPLK; this comes from the coding sequence ATGAGCAAGACGCCGAGCGCACCGCAGTGGATCTGGTCCACCTTCGAGCAGATGGACAATGTGCCCGGCGACTCCTGTGCGCAGCTTGCGCCCGCCGGTTCGCAGGCACCCACTTACTATTCCTACAGTTCCGCTGCGCCGGTCAATCAGCAGACGCAGGCAGGTACCCCCAGCCAAATCTGCCGCCACATACCCATCCCCAGTGCCAGACCGGTGTGCGGCAACAACGGCGACGCGAGCGACAATGTGCTGGCTCTCAATCAGGCCATGCAAACGGCGCTCGTCGGCACGCCCTTTGCGCATTACGGATTGATCAGCACGCAGTGGCCGCTGCCGGGCTGGACGCCGCCCGACGGGCCCAACACGGTTTTCAGCGTGCTGCCCGCCTTGCTCGGCAACACCACGCTGGAGTCTTTCATCCAGGGCACTTCGAGCTGCATGGGTTGCCACGCCATGGCGCGCACCAAGCGCCACGCGAGCACGAACCCGGCCGACCGCGGCTTTGTCTCTTCCGACTTCACCTTCGTCCTGGGTCTCGCGCGGCCGGTGCTGGCCCCGCTGCCGCTGCTCAAGGGACTGTCCGCGGCCGACTGTCAAGGAACGAATGCCACCGATCCCAAATGCGTGGGCCTGGCCGTGGCTATCGATACCTACAATCAGCTCCCGGAAAATACCGGCGCCTTGCTGCATTGTTCGAGCTGCCATCTCGATGCCGGCCGCAATCCGCGCGCCTCGTGGTGGGCGGGCATGATCGAAAAGTATTCGCAGCCGAAGTACAAGGACAAGGGAGGCATTGCCGGCCGCATCAACCAGTGTTTCGAAAACAGTCTCAACGGCAAGGCCCTTTGTACGCCTAATGACATGGGTCTCTGCCCGGACAATCCGCAGATGAACGGTCTCGTCGCCTACATGGCGTGGCTATCCAAGCCACAGAATAATCCCGACCACATTCCCAAGCCCGCCCATGCGTTCCCGGCGATCGGCAGCGGCGTGGGGATAGGCGCCAACGGGGCGTCGATCTATCTGCAAAAGTGCGCGTTCTGCCACGGCGCGGACGGGCAGGGGCGCTACGAGAGCAACAGCTATTTCCGTCCCGCGCTATGGGGCAACCGTTCCTTCAACGCCAAGGCCGGCATGGATTCGGCCAACGACCTGGCACCTTTTCTCTACGGCAATATGCCTCTTGGTTCCGGCGGTGAATTGACCAAGCAAGAGGCGATGGACCTGGCCTGCTATATCGATGGCCAAAACCGGCCGGCCGGGTCTCCCCCGCCGAATGCGGCGACACCGAGCGGCGTAATCTGTGGCGCGCCGTTGAAGTGA